The Lysobacter capsici genome has a segment encoding these proteins:
- a CDS encoding M13 family metallopeptidase has product MPMKSSPLLLSLAIAAALAACSKPETPAPAAGTPAAKPAEATALTLDESKLPQPVRFAVADLDPAKNACDNLGEYVNSRWFAANPIPGDRSSWGVSDVLAERSLAVQHQLAQQAAADPKASGVEKLIGDLWSTGMDEARINAQGLTPVQADLAAIAALDSPEKIAAYLRSSAAQGHNVVFDFGAEADFKNSSMNIAFATQGGLGLPDKGYYFDKDKHDKLAAYQQHIAKVLVLSGVAAADAAQQAKAVIDFETRLARASLSSEQLQRDVALYYQPISVAAANELTPNFSWTKFFESQGVATPAQFSLAMPDFHKEVSKMIADTPAATWQAYLRYHTVDDASPYLADNFVAEHYEFHNKTMRGQKEPKARWKRVLGDIDDQAGEAMGQLYVKVAFPQQSKAQMETLVQGLRTALKARIENLSWMSDETKKKALEKWASFTPKIGYPDKWRDWSGLKTDRDSYYANAQAANRFNYQWNLSKIGKPVDKTEWGMSPQTVNAYYNPLQNEIVFPAAILQPPFFDPKADEATNYGGIGAVIGHEMTHGYDDQGSRFGPDGNFNNWWTPADAKGFAERSAKLVQQFDGYQAAPGLKVNGKLTLGENIADLGGIATAYDAMRLAIGDTPDPKTDGLSRDQRFFYSFATSWRDRYTPDMLKVLVNSDPHAPSDFRAIGAPSNLPAFAAAFSCKPGQPMVRGAAEQVVIW; this is encoded by the coding sequence ATGCCCATGAAATCCTCCCCCCTGCTGCTGTCGCTGGCGATCGCCGCCGCGCTCGCGGCCTGCAGCAAGCCCGAAACCCCGGCGCCGGCCGCGGGCACGCCCGCCGCGAAACCCGCCGAGGCCACCGCGCTCACGCTCGACGAAAGCAAGCTGCCGCAGCCGGTGCGCTTCGCCGTCGCCGATCTGGACCCGGCCAAGAACGCCTGCGACAACCTCGGCGAGTACGTCAACAGCCGCTGGTTCGCCGCCAATCCGATCCCCGGCGATCGTTCGTCCTGGGGCGTGTCCGACGTGCTGGCCGAACGCTCGCTGGCGGTGCAGCACCAACTCGCGCAGCAGGCCGCCGCCGATCCCAAGGCCAGCGGCGTGGAAAAGCTGATCGGCGATCTGTGGTCGACCGGCATGGACGAAGCCAGGATCAACGCCCAGGGCCTCACGCCGGTGCAGGCCGACCTGGCCGCGATCGCCGCGCTCGACAGCCCGGAGAAGATCGCCGCCTACCTGCGCAGCAGCGCCGCGCAAGGCCACAACGTGGTGTTCGATTTCGGCGCCGAGGCCGACTTCAAGAATTCATCCATGAACATCGCCTTCGCCACGCAAGGCGGCCTGGGCCTGCCCGACAAGGGCTATTACTTCGACAAGGACAAGCACGACAAGCTCGCCGCCTACCAGCAGCACATCGCCAAGGTGCTGGTGCTGTCGGGCGTCGCCGCAGCCGATGCCGCGCAGCAGGCCAAGGCGGTGATCGATTTCGAAACCCGCCTGGCGCGCGCCTCGCTGTCGAGCGAACAACTGCAGCGCGACGTGGCCCTGTACTACCAGCCGATCAGCGTCGCCGCGGCCAACGAACTCACGCCGAATTTCTCCTGGACCAAGTTCTTCGAATCGCAGGGCGTGGCCACGCCGGCGCAGTTCTCGCTGGCGATGCCCGACTTCCACAAGGAGGTCAGCAAGATGATCGCCGACACGCCGGCGGCGACCTGGCAGGCGTATCTGCGCTATCACACCGTCGACGACGCCTCGCCGTACCTGGCCGACAACTTCGTCGCCGAGCATTACGAGTTCCACAACAAGACCATGCGCGGGCAGAAAGAACCCAAGGCGCGCTGGAAGCGCGTGCTCGGCGACATCGACGATCAGGCCGGCGAAGCGATGGGCCAGTTGTACGTCAAGGTCGCGTTTCCGCAACAGTCCAAGGCGCAGATGGAAACCCTGGTGCAGGGCCTGCGCACGGCGCTCAAGGCGCGGATCGAGAATCTGAGCTGGATGAGCGATGAAACCAAGAAGAAAGCGCTGGAGAAATGGGCCAGCTTCACGCCCAAGATCGGCTATCCGGACAAGTGGCGCGACTGGTCGGGGCTGAAGACCGATCGCGACAGTTATTACGCCAATGCCCAGGCCGCCAATCGCTTCAATTACCAGTGGAACCTGAGCAAGATCGGCAAGCCGGTCGACAAGACCGAATGGGGCATGTCGCCGCAGACGGTCAACGCGTACTACAACCCGCTGCAGAACGAGATCGTGTTCCCGGCCGCGATCCTGCAGCCGCCGTTCTTCGATCCCAAGGCCGACGAGGCCACCAACTACGGCGGCATCGGCGCGGTGATCGGCCACGAGATGACCCACGGGTACGACGACCAGGGTTCGCGCTTCGGTCCCGACGGCAATTTCAACAACTGGTGGACGCCGGCCGACGCCAAGGGCTTCGCCGAGCGCAGCGCCAAGCTGGTGCAGCAGTTCGACGGTTATCAGGCCGCGCCCGGGCTGAAGGTCAACGGCAAGCTCACCCTCGGCGAGAACATCGCCGACCTGGGCGGCATCGCCACGGCCTACGATGCGATGCGGCTGGCGATAGGCGACACGCCCGACCCGAAGACCGACGGCCTCAGCCGCGACCAGCGCTTCTTCTACAGCTTCGCCACCAGCTGGCGCGATCGCTACACGCCGGACATGCTCAAGGTGCTGGTCAATTCCGACCCGCACGCGCCGAGCGATTTCCGCGCGATCGGCGCGCCGTCGAACCTGCCGGCGTTCGCCGCGGCGTTCTCGTGCAAGCCCGGCCAGCCGATGGTGCGCGGGGCGGCGGAGCAGGTGGTGATTTGGTGA
- a CDS encoding MBL fold metallo-hydrolase, with the protein MRVHFHGAAGEVTGSLHEVEAAGHRILLDCGMIQGSPEAELRNLDAFAFDAATLDALVISHAHIDHIGRVPLLVKRGFRGPIFAQAATADLMRIMLLDSASIAESEAERGNRRRAHGEPELLPLYTRDDVEATMQRVQPLPYDTHREILAGVTVQFREAGHILGSSVVELFADGRKLVFSGDLGPKGTPILRDPAPIDSADLVLMESTYGDRLHKDRAETILELGRILDAAWNDGGNVLIPAFAVGRSQELLYWFAKYWDEWNVGRFKIFLDSPMASKVVGVYDRHVELFDEDALRVWKHKPDPFHLPNLQLTESAQDSMAINQIERGAIVIAGSGMANAGRILHHFKHNLGKPQTHVVFVGYQAEGTIGRRLVEGAKWVRIHGRDTRAEAQRHTIGGLSAHTDQNGLIAWYGQIEGHPPLVLVHGEDKAREALAGEIGERFGTQVALARPGMTLEV; encoded by the coding sequence ATGCGCGTCCACTTTCACGGCGCCGCCGGCGAGGTCACCGGTTCCCTGCACGAAGTCGAAGCCGCCGGCCATCGCATCTTGCTCGACTGCGGCATGATCCAGGGCAGCCCCGAGGCCGAACTGCGCAATCTCGATGCGTTCGCGTTCGACGCGGCGACGCTCGACGCGCTGGTGATCAGCCACGCCCATATCGATCACATCGGCCGGGTGCCGCTGCTGGTCAAGCGCGGCTTTCGCGGGCCGATCTTCGCCCAGGCCGCGACCGCCGACCTGATGCGAATCATGCTGCTGGACTCGGCCTCGATCGCCGAAAGCGAAGCCGAGCGCGGCAACCGCAGGCGCGCGCACGGCGAGCCCGAACTGCTGCCGCTGTACACCCGCGACGATGTCGAAGCGACCATGCAGCGGGTGCAGCCGCTGCCCTACGACACGCACCGCGAAATCCTGGCGGGGGTGACGGTGCAGTTCCGCGAGGCCGGGCACATCCTGGGTTCGTCGGTGGTCGAGCTGTTCGCCGATGGCCGCAAGCTGGTGTTCTCCGGCGATCTGGGGCCGAAGGGCACGCCGATCCTGCGCGACCCCGCGCCGATCGACAGCGCCGACCTGGTGCTGATGGAATCGACCTACGGCGATCGCCTGCACAAGGACCGCGCCGAAACCATCCTCGAACTCGGCCGCATCCTCGACGCGGCCTGGAACGACGGCGGTAATGTGTTGATCCCGGCGTTCGCGGTCGGCCGCAGCCAGGAACTGCTGTACTGGTTCGCCAAATACTGGGACGAGTGGAACGTCGGCCGCTTCAAGATCTTCCTCGACAGCCCGATGGCCAGCAAAGTGGTCGGCGTCTACGACCGCCACGTCGAACTGTTCGACGAAGACGCGCTGCGGGTGTGGAAGCACAAGCCCGATCCCTTCCATCTGCCGAACCTGCAGCTGACCGAATCGGCGCAGGACTCGATGGCGATCAACCAGATCGAACGCGGCGCGATCGTCATCGCCGGCTCGGGCATGGCCAACGCCGGCCGCATCCTGCACCACTTCAAGCACAACCTGGGCAAGCCGCAGACCCATGTGGTGTTCGTCGGTTACCAGGCCGAGGGCACGATCGGGCGGCGTCTGGTCGAAGGCGCCAAGTGGGTGCGCATCCACGGTCGCGATACTCGCGCCGAAGCGCAGCGCCACACCATCGGCGGCTTGTCGGCGCACACCGATCAGAACGGCTTGATCGCGTGGTACGGACAGATCGAAGGCCATCCGCCGCTGGTGCTGGTGCATGGCGAAGACAAGGCGCGCGAGGCGCTAGCCGGCGAAATCGGCGAACGCTTCGGCACCCAGGTGGCGTTGGCGCGGCCGGGCATGACGCTGGAGGTTTAA
- a CDS encoding type II secretion system protein GspG — MSKRIWKIAVGAVLVVACLILIGWVLSRVLGGSRCTVSGRVRGQVATMGAKLQSFQCDQGVFPPTLRVLTDPKLPLGPYTKETELRDSWGRPLYYHVESDEQRFVLFSLGHDGLIGGEDEDADIAYVGSRARVDDEQWWRRDANFQSPDCPKLVPPPSAMTRPPQDTATSPGACDEE; from the coding sequence ATGAGCAAACGCATCTGGAAGATCGCTGTCGGCGCAGTGCTGGTCGTCGCATGCCTGATCCTGATCGGATGGGTGCTGAGCCGGGTGCTCGGCGGATCCCGATGCACCGTCAGCGGCCGGGTCCGCGGACAGGTGGCGACCATGGGCGCGAAGCTCCAGTCCTTTCAATGCGATCAGGGCGTCTTTCCCCCGACCTTGCGGGTGCTGACCGACCCGAAGCTGCCTTTGGGGCCGTATACGAAAGAGACCGAGCTGCGCGACAGCTGGGGTCGTCCGCTGTACTACCACGTCGAGAGCGACGAACAACGCTTCGTGCTGTTTTCGCTCGGCCACGACGGGCTGATCGGCGGCGAGGACGAGGATGCCGACATCGCCTACGTCGGCAGCAGGGCCAGGGTCGACGACGAGCAATGGTGGCGCCGTGACGCGAACTTCCAATCGCCCGATTGTCCAAAACTCGTGCCGCCGCCTTCGGCGATGACGCGCCCGCCGCAAGATACCGCGACCTCGCCCGGCGCCTGCGACGAAGAATGA
- a CDS encoding BCCT family transporter, with the protein MVFRLSIVLLAALVAAGVLAPQSFNETIQHALSLTVARAGWLYLLIVFASLLFLLYLSLGRFADLRIGGDDAEPEFSRLSWLSMLFAAGMGIGLVFWGAAEPVSHYLHPPEGLAAQSMPAARASMRYVFFHWGLHPWAVYALVGLAMAWFQFNRNGRGQISDLLQPVIGRWHRRWPGQLIDVAAVVATAIGVATTLGFGTVQISAGLARVFGLSVTPALQLCVVAVAFALYMASSLTGLHRGIKWLSNLNLALAALLLAFVLVAGPTSFIFETFTTTLGSYINQLPNMSLRMAPFSRDPWVGEWTIFYWAWWIAWAPFVGSFIARISRGRRVREFVFGVVLVPSLMSFVWFAAFGGSALWAQMFGGVDLAGALGQGYEQVLFALLESLPWAPLLMAAAIALLMLFFVTSADSATLVLASMSSEDRADPPLSRRATWGVIQALIAVALLLAGGLDALQGVIIVAALPFALLLVLIMWSLYRVLDQEYLHKQREATRFRHAMQRWLARENDGAAPV; encoded by the coding sequence TTGGTTTTCCGACTTTCGATCGTCCTGCTCGCCGCGCTGGTCGCCGCCGGCGTGCTGGCCCCGCAATCGTTCAACGAAACGATCCAGCACGCGCTGTCGCTGACCGTGGCGCGGGCCGGCTGGCTGTACCTGCTGATCGTGTTCGCCTCGCTGCTGTTCCTGTTGTATCTCTCGCTCGGCCGCTTCGCCGACCTGCGCATCGGCGGCGACGACGCCGAGCCGGAGTTCTCGCGCCTGAGCTGGCTGTCGATGCTGTTCGCCGCCGGCATGGGCATCGGTCTGGTGTTCTGGGGCGCGGCCGAACCGGTGTCGCATTACCTGCATCCGCCCGAAGGCCTTGCCGCGCAGAGCATGCCGGCCGCGCGCGCGTCGATGCGCTATGTGTTCTTCCATTGGGGCCTGCACCCGTGGGCGGTGTACGCACTGGTCGGGCTGGCGATGGCGTGGTTCCAGTTCAACCGCAACGGACGCGGCCAGATCAGCGACTTGCTGCAACCGGTGATCGGCCGCTGGCACCGGCGCTGGCCCGGGCAGTTGATCGATGTCGCCGCGGTCGTCGCCACCGCGATCGGCGTGGCGACCACGCTGGGCTTCGGCACCGTGCAGATCAGCGCCGGGCTGGCGCGGGTGTTCGGCCTGAGCGTGACCCCGGCGCTGCAACTGTGCGTGGTCGCGGTGGCGTTCGCGCTGTACATGGCGTCGAGCCTCACCGGCCTGCACCGCGGGATCAAATGGCTGAGCAATCTCAACCTCGCCCTGGCCGCGCTGCTGCTCGCGTTCGTGCTGGTGGCCGGGCCGACCAGTTTCATCTTCGAGACCTTCACCACCACCCTGGGCAGCTACATCAACCAATTGCCGAACATGAGCCTGCGCATGGCGCCGTTCTCGCGCGATCCCTGGGTCGGCGAGTGGACGATCTTCTACTGGGCGTGGTGGATCGCCTGGGCGCCGTTCGTGGGCAGCTTCATCGCCCGCATCTCGCGCGGCCGGCGCGTGCGCGAGTTCGTGTTCGGCGTGGTGCTGGTGCCTTCGCTGATGAGCTTCGTGTGGTTCGCCGCGTTCGGCGGCAGCGCGCTGTGGGCGCAGATGTTCGGCGGCGTCGACCTGGCCGGCGCCTTGGGCCAGGGTTACGAGCAGGTGCTGTTCGCCCTGCTCGAAAGCCTGCCGTGGGCACCGTTGCTGATGGCCGCGGCGATCGCCTTGTTGATGCTGTTCTTCGTGACCTCGGCCGACTCGGCGACCCTGGTGCTGGCCAGCATGTCCAGCGAGGACCGCGCCGATCCGCCGCTGTCGCGGCGCGCGACCTGGGGCGTGATCCAGGCCCTGATCGCGGTCGCGCTGCTGCTGGCCGGCGGCCTGGATGCGTTGCAGGGCGTGATCATCGTCGCCGCGTTGCCGTTCGCGCTGCTGCTGGTGCTGATCATGTGGTCGCTGTATCGCGTGCTGGATCAGGAGTACCTGCACAAGCAACGCGAGGCCACGCGCTTCCGGCATGCGATGCAGCGCTGGCTGGCGCGCGAGAACGACGGCGCAGCGCCGGTCTAG
- a CDS encoding DUF3304 domain-containing protein, with protein sequence MSLWKNPLMILLCAGTMALAACEDPMTIASITGYNHNTEASGLYVQGFSVDDAAGSNAEPEAGAGATCCVQIPKRWHPGLQAKVKWSYSRLANDKRPIPPPREATVDIPDYNARGPGSLQVHFYPGDKLKIVISSLGIEHPYYPMSETDKRPWQTSKEHLEYLRANPEQKD encoded by the coding sequence ATGAGCCTGTGGAAAAACCCGCTGATGATCCTGCTGTGCGCTGGCACGATGGCATTGGCGGCCTGCGAAGACCCGATGACGATCGCATCGATTACCGGCTATAACCACAACACCGAAGCATCGGGGCTGTACGTCCAGGGATTCTCGGTCGATGACGCGGCCGGCTCGAACGCCGAGCCCGAGGCTGGGGCCGGCGCCACCTGCTGCGTCCAGATACCCAAGCGCTGGCACCCTGGATTACAGGCCAAGGTGAAATGGAGTTACAGCCGTCTGGCGAACGACAAGCGCCCGATTCCTCCGCCGCGCGAAGCCACGGTGGATATTCCCGATTACAACGCGAGAGGGCCGGGCTCGCTGCAGGTTCACTTCTACCCCGGCGACAAGCTCAAGATCGTGATCAGCAGCCTCGGCATCGAGCATCCGTACTATCCGATGAGCGAAACGGACAAGCGTCCTTGGCAAACCAGCAAGGAGCACCTCGAATACCTGCGCGCGAACCCGGAGCAGAAAGACTGA
- a CDS encoding low temperature requirement protein A, producing the protein MTAPRPTLLRSREGHAKVGYAELFFDLVFVFAVTQLSHTLLEHLDPVGALRTGLLFLGVWWLWIYTSWVTNWLDPEKVPVRLMIFGLMLGGLLLSSSLPDAFGERGLIYAAVFASMQVGRSAFMLWALRGGRSPGNFRNFIRITLWLLVSGGFWIAGGLAEPDARVGWWMIAIGIEYLGPIAFFRVPGLGRSTLSDWDVEGGHLSERCGLFIIIALGESILITGATFAKLDWNPTTVAAFCIAFLGSVAMWWIYFDSGAARGEHRIAHDEDATRRARLARLAYTYMHLLIVGGIIVCAVADELVLVHPDHADAAGIAAIVGGPALYLLGCALFKWVTNTRRFPPISHCAGLLMLAALWFASAPLHLSALMLGAATTLVFMIVAGWETAALRRMPASATH; encoded by the coding sequence ATGACCGCCCCCCGCCCCACCCTGCTGCGCAGCCGCGAAGGCCACGCCAAGGTCGGCTACGCCGAATTGTTCTTCGACCTGGTGTTCGTGTTCGCGGTGACCCAGCTGTCGCACACCCTGCTCGAACACCTCGATCCGGTCGGCGCGCTGCGCACCGGCCTGTTGTTCCTCGGCGTGTGGTGGCTGTGGATCTACACCTCCTGGGTCACCAACTGGCTGGACCCGGAGAAAGTGCCGGTGCGGCTCATGATCTTCGGGCTGATGCTCGGCGGCCTGCTGCTGTCGTCGTCGCTGCCCGATGCCTTCGGCGAACGCGGTCTGATCTATGCGGCGGTGTTCGCCAGCATGCAGGTCGGGCGCAGCGCGTTCATGCTGTGGGCGCTGCGCGGCGGGCGCAGCCCCGGCAATTTCCGCAATTTCATCCGCATCACCTTGTGGCTGCTGGTCTCGGGCGGATTCTGGATCGCCGGCGGACTGGCCGAGCCCGACGCGCGCGTGGGCTGGTGGATGATCGCGATCGGGATCGAATACCTCGGGCCGATCGCGTTCTTCCGCGTGCCCGGGCTGGGCCGCTCGACCCTGTCGGACTGGGACGTGGAAGGCGGCCATCTGTCGGAACGCTGCGGCTTGTTCATCATCATCGCGCTGGGCGAATCGATCCTGATCACCGGCGCGACCTTCGCCAAGCTCGACTGGAACCCGACCACCGTCGCCGCGTTCTGCATCGCCTTCCTCGGCAGCGTGGCGATGTGGTGGATCTATTTCGACAGCGGCGCGGCGCGCGGCGAACACCGCATCGCCCACGACGAAGACGCGACCCGTCGCGCGCGCCTGGCGCGATTGGCCTACACCTATATGCATCTGCTGATCGTCGGCGGCATCATCGTGTGCGCGGTCGCCGACGAACTGGTGCTGGTCCACCCCGATCACGCCGACGCCGCCGGCATCGCCGCGATCGTCGGCGGCCCGGCGCTGTATCTGCTGGGTTGCGCCCTGTTCAAATGGGTGACCAATACCCGCCGGTTCCCGCCGATTTCGCACTGCGCCGGGTTGTTGATGTTGGCGGCGCTGTGGTTCGCCAGCGCGCCGCTGCACCTGTCGGCGTTGATGCTTGGCGCGGCGACGACGCTGGTGTTCATGATCGTCGCGGGATGGGAGACCGCGGCGTTGCGGCGGATGCCGGCGAGCGCGACCCACTGA
- a CDS encoding SDR family oxidoreductase: MPNRSLTGKAVVIGGGAKNLGGLISRELAAGGAGAIAVHYNSDATRAAAEETVAAVRAAGADAFAHQGDLTRPGEVAALFDAAKARFGKLDIAINTTGMVIKKPLIEVTEDEYDRMFAVNAKAAFFFIQQAGKQLADDGNICTIVSSLLAAYTPFYAVYPGSKAPIEHFTRAASKEFGERGISVNAVGPGPMDTPFFYPAESKESAAYHATAAALSSRTKSGLTEIADIAPLIKFLVSDGWWITGQTIFANGGYTTR; encoded by the coding sequence ATGCCCAACCGTTCCCTCACCGGCAAGGCCGTCGTCATCGGCGGCGGCGCCAAGAACCTCGGCGGTCTGATCTCGCGCGAACTCGCCGCCGGCGGCGCCGGCGCGATCGCCGTGCATTACAACAGCGACGCCACCCGCGCCGCGGCCGAAGAGACCGTCGCCGCGGTACGCGCGGCCGGCGCCGACGCCTTCGCCCACCAGGGCGACCTGACCCGGCCCGGCGAGGTCGCCGCCCTGTTCGACGCGGCCAAGGCGCGCTTCGGCAAGCTCGACATCGCCATCAACACCACCGGCATGGTGATCAAGAAGCCGCTGATCGAAGTGACCGAGGACGAGTACGACCGGATGTTCGCGGTCAACGCCAAGGCCGCGTTCTTCTTTATCCAGCAAGCCGGCAAGCAGCTCGCCGACGACGGCAACATCTGCACCATCGTCAGCTCGCTGCTCGCCGCGTACACGCCGTTCTATGCGGTCTATCCCGGCAGCAAGGCGCCGATCGAGCACTTCACCCGCGCCGCGTCCAAGGAATTCGGCGAACGCGGCATCTCGGTCAACGCGGTCGGCCCGGGGCCGATGGACACGCCGTTCTTCTATCCGGCCGAGTCGAAGGAATCGGCCGCGTACCACGCCACCGCCGCGGCGTTGAGCAGCCGCACCAAGAGCGGCCTGACCGAGATCGCCGACATCGCGCCGCTGATCAAGTTCCTGGTCAGCGACGGCTGGTGGATCACCGGCCAGACCATCTTCGCCAACGGCGGGTACACCACGCGTTGA
- a CDS encoding AraC family transcriptional regulator — translation MSRPDPGQRELMRRELSLGDGVQFAFAAERIAEPTQWSVHHDRHTLIVHLDGTMRRLETRIEGVGRLRARAAAGDLWLIPAGRRYQGEARGGEIAYAELTIDPARYPGLRDTPAGGTDLAARMKHHDPLVHALAARLAQLSGESDDLAAMLCDTLSQSLCLHLLREHGAAAAPSRPPREPSPRLSEPQRRRVEDYIASHLDQPIRLAALAALTGLSTHRLLIAFRASFGATPIQYVLAQRLQRVCTRLRRGDDDITTIAIGSGFSSHSHLSAVFKRQYGITPSEYRQRG, via the coding sequence GTGTCCCGTCCCGATCCGGGCCAACGCGAGCTGATGCGCCGCGAGCTGTCGCTGGGCGACGGCGTGCAGTTCGCCTTCGCCGCCGAACGCATCGCCGAGCCGACCCAGTGGAGCGTGCATCACGACCGCCACACCCTGATCGTGCATCTCGACGGCACGATGCGCCGGCTGGAAACCCGCATCGAAGGCGTCGGCCGCCTGCGCGCGCGGGCCGCGGCCGGCGACCTGTGGCTGATTCCGGCCGGCCGGCGTTACCAGGGCGAGGCGCGGGGCGGCGAGATCGCCTACGCCGAACTGACCATCGACCCGGCCCGCTACCCCGGCCTGCGCGACACCCCGGCCGGCGGCACCGACCTGGCCGCGCGCATGAAACACCACGACCCGCTGGTGCATGCGCTGGCCGCGCGGCTCGCCCAGCTGAGCGGCGAATCCGACGACCTGGCGGCGATGCTGTGCGACACGTTGAGCCAGAGCCTGTGCCTGCATCTGCTGCGCGAACACGGCGCCGCCGCCGCGCCGTCGCGGCCGCCGCGCGAGCCGTCGCCGCGCTTGAGCGAGCCGCAGCGGCGCCGGGTCGAGGACTACATCGCGTCGCATCTGGACCAGCCGATCCGTCTGGCCGCGCTGGCCGCGCTGACCGGCCTGAGCACCCATCGCCTGCTGATCGCGTTTCGCGCCAGCTTCGGCGCGACGCCGATCCAGTACGTGCTCGCCCAGCGCCTGCAACGGGTCTGCACGCGCCTGCGTCGCGGCGACGACGACATCACCACGATCGCGATCGGCAGCGGCTTTTCCAGCCACAGTCATCTGTCGGCCGTGTTCAAGCGTCAGTACGGCATCACCCCGAGCGAGTACCGCCAGCGCGGCTGA
- a CDS encoding ABC transporter ATP-binding protein, translating to MLTIRDLTKTYANGVRALDGISLDIPRGMFGLLGPNGAGKSSLMRTLATLQEADAGSAILDNGDGPAIDVLRDKDAVRRQLGYLPQDFGVYPKVSALDLLEHFAVLKGLTNRKQRREVVDGLLHQVNLWNVRKQKLGGFSGGMRQRFGIAQALLGDPRLVIVDEPTAGLDPEERNRFLNLLAEIGENVAVILSTHIVEDVTDLCPSMAIVNKGKVLLSGEPNAAIAALSDQVWRKQVSKATLSSYETRFTVLSTRLVGGQPVIHVFSPDSPEEGFERVAPDLEDVYFQRLRQHARVAA from the coding sequence ATGCTGACCATTCGCGACCTCACCAAGACCTATGCCAACGGCGTGCGCGCGCTCGACGGCATTTCGCTGGACATTCCGCGCGGCATGTTCGGCCTGCTCGGCCCCAACGGGGCCGGCAAGTCGTCGCTGATGCGGACCCTGGCGACCTTGCAGGAGGCCGACGCCGGCAGCGCGATCCTCGACAACGGCGACGGCCCGGCCATCGACGTGCTGCGCGACAAGGACGCGGTGCGCCGGCAACTGGGCTATCTGCCGCAGGATTTCGGCGTGTACCCGAAGGTCAGCGCGCTCGACCTGCTCGAACATTTCGCCGTGCTCAAGGGCCTGACCAATCGCAAGCAGCGCCGCGAAGTGGTCGACGGCCTGCTGCACCAGGTCAACCTGTGGAACGTGCGCAAGCAGAAACTCGGCGGCTTCTCCGGCGGCATGCGCCAGCGCTTCGGCATCGCCCAGGCCCTGCTCGGCGATCCGCGCCTGGTGATCGTCGACGAACCCACCGCCGGCCTCGACCCGGAAGAGCGCAACCGCTTCCTCAACCTGCTGGCCGAGATCGGCGAGAACGTCGCGGTGATCCTGTCGACCCACATCGTCGAGGACGTCACCGACCTGTGCCCGAGCATGGCCATCGTCAACAAGGGCAAGGTGCTGCTCAGCGGCGAGCCGAACGCGGCGATCGCCGCGCTCAGCGATCAGGTCTGGCGCAAGCAGGTCAGCAAGGCCACCTTGTCGAGTTACGAAACCCGTTTCACCGTGCTGTCGACGCGACTGGTCGGCGGCCAGCCGGTGATTCACGTGTTCAGTCCGGACTCGCCCGAGGAGGGCTTCGAACGCGTCGCGCCCGATCTGGAAGACGTGTACTTCCAGCGCCTGCGCCAGCACGCGCGCGTCGCGGCCTGA